The stretch of DNA taccACCAGTATTCGACGACTGGACCACTTAATCTGATTCGGGAgccagttctgacatcaagtggtttcaggcTCCTTCCGAACGCAGTTGCGGGAATCGAACCATGATCCTCCCTATCAAGTCCAACGTTAATCAACATTGAACCAACTACCGATTGGTTCATTTGTGCATACATTTGTATGTATAACAATGTAAAATAGTTGTTAAACAACTTAAATTTATGAGCGGAGTTCAATCTAAAATATTAGTCTATTAAATGAGAGTTAtagtttaattattatattgaatatttttatatactcaaTGCAACACTTTTAGTACTGTCACATCTTTATGAGACGACGTCCACGACATCATTCACTCTATGAACATTGACGGGTGGTAGCGACAATTTTTTCTTTGGTAAGCACTCATTTATCAGTATTCGGTGGTGAGCATTAACGAGTCTTATTAGAATTGTTCCTAGTTCAGTTCAGGAAGcaaattaaattgaattgaattgtgaGAACAATTCAGGAAGAAAACCAAACTATACCGATCGAACCGTTAATGATTCACTCCAAACAAGTTTGATTCAGTTTGGAATGTAAGGTAGGTTGTTGTGATACTATACTTTAGCTCAATAATGATGGTGTATAGGTATGTGAAGGCACATCAACTTTGGTTATgaatgagaagatgaagatgtccAAAAAAAGCTAAACAAAGTGACCCATCGCATCTTATTATACTCACCTCACCTCTCTCCCCAAATACAAAGTGACGATCATGAAAGTTTTGAGTTGTCTAAATCCTTGTCTTTTTGGTAGTACTTTATTTATTCAACTCTAATAATTTTACAGCAATGCTAATaagaacccacttgggttggtgcattggtattggttTGGGatctgagagtgtgctcctcttgaggtctgaggttcgattctctctggtgccaatttgggtggtcTAATTTAGTAGACCAGAGAAACTCACTAGAAATTTTATAACTTAAGGTATCTTTAGTTAAAGATTAATCCATAAATATTAAGACTCGTTTAAGAAACAAACATCTTTTAATAAATGTTTTAAGGAACTCCATTGCATCATGTTTTTTTTCCATTGTATCATGTTGGTCTCACTAAATTGGTTCAATCATGTgagaagaaattaaaacatATCTAAATGAATTTCTAAAACATATTATCACTCTAAATAAATTAGTTAGTgagaagaaattaaaacatATCTAAATGAATTTCTAAAACATATTATCACTCTAAATAAATTAGTTTAGTTTGCCtatgtgagcttagctcaattggtagagacattacatatattatgcagagccggagttcgaaccccggacactccatttatttatctttaattaaggtgaaatttctaatcactaggttactagataaaaaaaaagatttagtttTCAATATAACTTAGCCACGCCATACATATGATTAGTTTctaaatttaattgatatgcatcgATAATGTAACGATTTTGTACTTGACCAACTAATCATAACCGTtagataattaaaaatcatataaattcaTGGTTTGTGATTAGTTGacggtgtaaaaaaaattacacatgcATCAAAATCGATCAATATTAGTTCTTATAGTTCAATGCTTGTTATTGTACTACTAGTAGTGATAGCTGGAGGGATAATGCTGCTATGTAGTTTGAGTTTCTATATATCACatgattttcaatattaataataaatttttttagcaaATAATCATCTTGGGTTACAACTTGTTACCAAAAAAGgcaataaaaaacattaaaattaatGGAAAAACAACTATAGAACAAAAAAGGAAATGGCTGATTGTGTTTGTGGGGTTTGATATAGATCATGTTTGGAAGCATGTGTGTCCTCTATTCTAAGTCATTGGTATGATTTGTAACAGAAAATGTTGACAAGAAAGAAGATAATAGAAAGAAACATATAGGTGTGAAGAAAAGGGTAATGTTGAAACCTTCCCTACCATTATAGTCACGTTGAATAATCACTTCCCAAACATCTTATTATCACAAATTCACGCTAGTGAAATCATGAAAGCTGACAAATAGAATAGAACCTGCATGCATAGACTTTATTTTCTGACTTTATTTTtagtaagaaaaaataaattttactaaagAGAGTTTCACTCTTTTAAAAGGGGTTCTCTTTCATTCTACCTTGTGCCACAATCTATATTCACTCCTCATTAAAATGGCCAACTTAGTCACCTTGTTTATGATGTGGTTTATTGTGATATGTACTATCTACAATGTGAAACTTTTGGTACATGGAAGTGTAAGGGGAGAATCAACTAGGTTCTATGATTTTAAGGTACTCCCTATGTTTCTTTttaaacttttgtttttgtagaaatcaaatttaattgtcattttaaaagtttaatacaatattaattattattttgtcaatAATACTTTTAACTATTTATTGTAGAGAGTAAAATGAGTTAATAAATAGTGAAGGGTATTAGAAAAAAGACAAATAATTTCATCAAAAGTAATAGAATCTATTGATTTTCTAAGTATGTGcaaataacattaaaacaacAACTAAAAAAAACATAGGAAACCAAGGGAGTTGGATCTGGCAGAAGAGACTGGACTTTACAATGTGACAAACTAATATTCGAATTCTAAATGGGTGAGGTATTCATGTTTAGTGTCCAACACGCTTCAAATAAGATTATCTTCAGTGGAGAGAACAGGAAGGAGAAGCCTCAGTGTACCAAAAACAGATTCGTGATGAGTTATTCACCCACACCCAGTTCTAGAACCAGATCTCCTGGATTAGCTAGTGCCACAGGAAGGTGCAAAAAGGGACACATACCTTCACGCACGGGCAAAGTCACAGAAAGAAGAAAGAGCCTCGACAAGAGGCAAAGCCAAAGAAAAGAGGGTAGTTCGATCCCAGATTGAACCgaagatgaagaaaacaaataacattgggattaaaatttattcttaAAGTGCCCAGTATGACACcatattttagtttaattgcAGCATTGCAAAGgcattttctttatttgttgaTGTGCTTAATGGTTACTATACAGGTTCAAACTAAAAGAGTTACCAAACTTTGCAACTCCAAAGACATTGTCACAGTCAATGGTATGTTTCCAGGACCTGTTATTTACGCGCAAGAAGATGATAGAATCATAGTCAAGGTTACCAATAAGACACCTTTCAATGTTACACTTCACTggtaatcataatcacaatctCATACATAATGCAGTtcatttaattaacaaaaataatttcacCAACAAACTTGTATTTCAAATTTTAGGCATGGTATCAGGCAAAGATTATCATGCTGGTATGATGGTCCATCCTTTATTACACAATGTCCAATTCAAGCAGGCCAAAGTTTCACCTATAATTTTACGGTGGTGAATCAGAAGGGAACTTTCTTCTGGCATGCTCATGTTTCTTGGCTAAGAGGAACAGTTCATGGAGCTAtgattgtttatccaaataataAAGTACCTTTCCCATTTAAGAGTCCTTATCAAGAGCAAATAATCATACTAGGTAACTTATAATGTGACTCCTTTGGTTTGAATTGTGTTTCATGTTGTATGTTCAAAGTATTGCGAGCTGATTCGAGTTATTGCAGGAGAGTATTGGCTGCAGGATCTTCAAGAAATTGAGCATGCCACTCTAGTGAGTGGAGGAGCTCCACCTCCGGCAGATGCATATACCATTAACAGTCATCCAGGCCCCAACTACAACTGCTCCATTAATGGTATTTTTGCTTAAAATTGTATACAACCTATGCAACACCAACACACTTCATATTCCATGCGTGTCTGGTGTCTGACACGGACGCAATTGTTACTTAAATCATTGTATTTCCTAAAACTATTACTATGTCGACTTGTCAGTGTCAATGTCGTGTTTGAAGTATATGTGTCTGGTTCAGTGCTTCATACTATACAACTAACAATTTCAGTGATAATTTTGTAAGAGGTGTTTCAATCAGATTAAGCTATATGAAAAAATCTGGGTGACATGGTGCATGGCGGTAATCTATTTTCACTAAGAATCTATTGACAATTAACAATGAGACTACATAGGCACTGGTCGTCTAAACAACCAGTCTAAGACAATTAACAACTCATAACCTTTGTAATTCATATTTTCTATCTTCAGATTTCATTGATATGTTTCATTTCTTGTAATCTTTTCAGATGTTTACCAACTTAATGTGATTCCGGAAAGGACCTACTTGTTAAGACTAATTAATGCTGGTTTAAACACCGAGAACTTCTTTGCCATTGCTAATCACAAATTAATGATCGTGGAAGCTGACGCTGAATACACGAAACCATTCATGACAGACACAGTGATGATTGGACCAGGCCAAACACTAAATGTCCTAGTCTCAGCTGATCAGCCAGTAGGAAAATATTCCATGGCTGTTGCTCCTTACAAGTCTGGCAAGATTGTCAAATATCAAAATGTTTCAGCCATTGCCTACTTCAACTATATAGGGGCCAAATCTAATGGTTCATATTTACCGGCTAAATTACCTAAACTTGATGATAAGTTGGCTGTTAAGACAGTAATGGATGGATTAAGGAGCCTAAATCAAGTAAATGTTTTCAAAGAAATTGATAAAAACATATTCATTACCATTGGATTGAATGTTAAAAAATGCCACTCGAAGTCACCGAAGCAAAACTGTCAAGCCATGAATAATGGGATACTGACAGCTTCAATGAACAATATAAGTTTTGTTCATCCCCATATTTCAATCCTGGAagcttattataaaaaaataaatggatcATATACTGAAGATTTTCCCGACGCACCGTCTAAGTTCTATGACTTCGTTAATGGCGCTCCTAATAACATTCCATATGACACGGAGTCATTGAATGGGACTAGAACTAAGGTCCTTGAATATGGCACCAAGGTACAACTCATTTTGCAGAACACAGGAACAGTCAACATTGAAAACCACCCAATTCACATCCATGGCTACAGCTTTTATGTTGTAGGGTATGGCACCGGAAACTATGATCCACTAACTGCACAATTCAATTTAGTGGATCCCCCATACATGAATACAATTGGAGTTCCAGTCGGTGGATGGGCAGCAGTACGTTTTGTAGCTGATAATCCAGGTATACAGCGCAATCTATATttcctttttctattttattcaaACATCCAAGGTTCTCAATCTCTGCTGCTAActacctatgaagcacggacacagtcacggacaccggacacgacactgacacgttgacaccgataataatttgagaaaatgacatagttcagtgtaatcataagtgtcggtgtccgacacagGACACGcttaatctgaggagtgtccgtgcttcatagctaaCTACTTTCCCGTCCCCTTAACAAATTAACCACATCAAGAGACTGTTTATTTCTTTTTGGCTGAAGGAATTATTAGTAACATAACTTTTTGCATGCAGGTGTATGGTATATGCACTGCCACATTGAGGTACACCAATCGTGGGGACTAGGAATGGTATTTATAGTGAAGAACGGAAAAGGAGATCTGCAGTCCTTACCACATCCCCCACCAGACCTGCCCTCGTGCTAAAGACTACCGACAGATCAAAACAAATAGTTTTAACCGATAATTGTGTGACTTTTTTTTCCAAGTTCGAGTGTTCTTTAGCTCTGAGTGTGTAACTGTAAAATGTGGCATTGATTCAtttcttttaaaagaaaaatttatggatgtaaagaagaaaaatgaatagatgaatgttaatttcttttcatttagtttaatttgtatacacTAATTCATCAAAACtcgaaaataaactaaaacatTGATATTATTGGAAATTGAAGTGATAAAATATTACTCAACAAGACTCCAATTCCATTGAAATTTCCACCTCGGTACTAAGGCCAATTCATATCAATCTTACTATGTTTACATTGAAAAAGTACAACAATTAATTGCTCAGAAAGTTATGCGGCATGAAAGCTGAGACAGTGACTCTTATTAGAAAACTTACCAGCACACTCCAGTCAATTCTCTCTCCGATGTTCCTGGAACATGCAAGTTGTTGATTGCAATGAAATCTACATATGACAGATAAGAAATCACAGGTTGACCCTCTCCATAATCCAGCTTTTTGTTAATGCAGCATTCAAATGTGATCTGAATGTTAGCCTTTGATTACTCTTTAGATTCAAGTAATCAACCTGTAAAtggttgaaagttgaaaccatAGTGAACATGTGAAAGAGAAACGGAATATATTAATGTTAGACTAGTAGAGGCATCAGTACCTGATCTGGTTCTAGAATCAGAAGACAAAAAGCATCAACTGGACCTATAGAAGGATCCAACGATATTTCTGGCTGTGTTTGTTCATTTAGACGGGGAAGTCCTGGTTCTGGCCCCAAATATTGAGACCTTGATCTCACGGAACTGGCAAACCAGGATTTTTCTCTTTGCTGCATTGTGAATTCATAAACTTAGATAAGTATAGTATTCAATAGCACccaaacttcaaaaaaaaaaaaaaaaaaacttcgaagAAATAAAAACTGAACTTCTAATCAAACCTGAAGTTTTAGCGGATCAGGATTCGTGCCATCAATGATATCTACATGCCCATTTATCCGGAATTGCTCCCAGGAATCTGTGAAATACCAACATATCTAACCACAAGAACCACACTTAGTCTCAAAAGCTAAGCCCTTTAGcattttctttatgttttaaaaaaagcaACTCAGAGAATAATTACCTCAGCAGAGGAGCAATGCTTGAGCTCTTCAATCTGCAATACAGATAAGGCGGGAGATACTTCCACGTAAATAACTTTTCCATGAAAAACTTAATCGTGCTCGCAACTATGTGTAATTCATATAGATCAATATATTCAGCTTTAcctaattaatgttatttaatcTCCAACAAAATGGACATTGGTAATCCAAAGTTGAGCTAGGAGATAAAAAAAGATTGTTCTAAAGAGGATTTGTAATTGGGTTCTCTTAAACAATTTGTCCTTAACTAAAAGTCATTAACCGTTTGAGCCCAACCACTTGGTTATAATCAAGTGGTTAAATGACCAAGATTCAATATTTATAATGAGTTATTAGGCAGGCTAACTTTTGTTGAGATCtatcaagtgtgagttaagtctcacattggttggAAGAGTTGAAATTGAACAACATATAAGTGAGAGAACCCTAATgacttaaggttttgggtgaaaGTGTTGTGTCAAAAGTCACTTGTGTGATTGCTCTTGCTCCAATGTGTTGATCCAACCCAGTGAGGCTCCCCTCAAGGCCCAGGCCCAACAATGGTATCATAGCCCGGTTTGGGGGAACAATAAGTGAGTGGTGATGGATCATGAATACTTAGAGACTCACTTGAGGGGAGATGTTGATATGtatcaagtgtgagttaagtctcagATTGGTTGGAATAGTTAACGTTGAGCAACATGAGAACACATAAACCTAATGCCTCAGTTGGCAGGGAtgttgcattatatatgcaggggggccggggttcgaaccccattCATCCCACTTATTCgccttaagggtgaaatttctagccaccaggctacttgacaaaaaaagaaaaaggttttCGGTGAAAGTTAAGTCACTTTATGTGGTTGCTCTAGACCCAATGTATTGATCCAACCAAGTGAGGCTCCCGTCTCGACCCAACAGCCGTATCAGGTACTCCTCTCCTCTACTAGTAACTTGATAGTTTCTCTTACTCCATACACAAATTTCCATAAACTAgattacaaacaaacaaaaacccaGTCTTTATTTCCAACATTGAACTTACgttacaaacaaacaaaaatttccATGAATTAAGTTACAAAATTTCCATAGTATACTCCAATTTCCATGAACTAAgttacaaacaaacaaaaacccagtttttatttttcaacattgAATTTCGAAGTTACCTTGCGAGTGCGGGTATCGGTGTTAATTAGGATGTTATCAGTGTTGTCTTGGAATCCTCTGAATAACCAAAACAAAGACAAGTGGTGAATTTCGATGAAACCAAAGAGTGAATGTTTAAGGAAAGaacatgataataataataataagaagaagaagaagaagaaaagaaccTGAAAACGACAGTGCGATTTGAAGGTTTTCCGTTGGTTCCTATGGTTGCCTGAAACAGAGATAAAACGACAaagatttaagaaaaaaaataataataaaaagatgaagaaaaataagaactAAAAAAGAGTTACGAGTTGCATGTAAGAAGAGTGTTTGAGGTGAGTGTTAGATTCCATAGCATTGAGAAGAAGCTGCTTCCATGCTATGATGCTGCTCCCCATTCCCAATTCTTCTGATATGTCTTCACAATTTTTCTCCTCTTTGAACTTAACAATAACATTAACATAGTCACTTACACttggttacttttttttttactcaaaagaAAGATATTGATTCATTCAAATCGAtgaaatatatcaattttatatatttaaattcacTAAAAACTAAACGGAATCTTAATAGCATAAATCAGTATAATGTCTACAAATATGATAAAGTCTAAAGTCTATTAGATTTGTAACGTTGACGACTTTAAAATCATTGAATCTGCATTGAGAAGTAAACTTGCaaatttgaacaaaacaaacaccgtacaaaGACGGGAAATCAAATTAAACATCGTACGGAGACGGGATAACAAAcaactccgcactaagacgggaatAAAACAATAACGAACAAAGAaatcacaaagaaaaaacacaaacgAAACCTAAAATTATGTGTAAATcacttattaaattaaaaaagaaataaaaaacgatCAAGAGGGGGTGATTCCGCATCAAAAATGATCCTAAATCATCCCTGATGAGccaagaaaaatgaaaagagGGATAGAGAAGAAGGAGAAAGAGGTAGAGAATTGAAAAGGAGAAAATACACATCCATGATTCTTAGGGGAAGGGGTCCAATAATCCTTGTCAAAGAGAGAGTAGTCATTTGGCACCCAAATTATAAGGATTGATCTTTTGGGgtgaaaataaatttgaaaaatacaaATTAGTTCTCTTGTGACATtagttaaggaactaaataATGGATATAAGTATCGAAAATTGTGTAAtctacttattaaaaaaataaagaatactTGGCTTTAAGCCctctttgtaataaaaataaaaataaagaatactCTTTTCAATACAAAAATTACTTCTTTTAGTTTTCTTAAGTAGTGTCCCGGGAAACCACTTAGCATGACCCAATAAATTTTGTGAAAAGTAAGTTGTATGGTATTAATGGAAACCTGGATCCTCTCTAGTGATTTAGGAGAGGTTTAGTGAAATTCTAACCATTAATTTGGACCACCGAATAAagtcaaataaaaatgaaaggtTATGATTTAAACTAGACAACCTCCCGTATAAATTGTACTTGAGAGGATATGTTCTCGTGTATTAATGTGGATAAATGGTTCTTATCACTtggatcattttttttttttattgtagaGCAGATTCTATTTCGTTTAAGTTTCTTGGTATATCGGTATAAGCTAATTGTAGGAGGAGAAAGACTTAAATATTTGTAGTGGAGGGCTGGAGGCTGTCTAAGATATTGAGTAGGTGGTCGCCATTTGTTGTTTGAAAGAagaattattttgattaattcGGTTTTGGCAAGACTTCctatatattatttctttttttaaggcAGCAAGTTGTGTGTTAAAACTGgtgaaaatttaaatatattttttgtcggGTGGTGATTTGGAGGATAAAAAACTTTGTTAGATAAAATGGGAGCAAGTTTGTTTGCTGAAAAAAATCTCCAATAATTTAATGAGATTTCCCACAATGTTCTGATTGTGAAAAAATGCATAAATTGTTAATTTTGGTAGGTTTTAATAACCTATCAAATAATTTAAGATTGATGTTTTTTCTTAagaatgatttatatgatataaactttcgatATAACAGTggagtttataaaatttgtattcgttaaaatattattgagtGGTGTAACATTATTTAAATGTTACATCGGTATAATCTCTTTCATATGGGTGTAAGCGGATCAGAAAATCCAATTGAACCGACGATccaaatcaatccaaacaaaaaaaaaccaattttatgGTTCGGATTAAAAATCAAACCGAACCAATTGAAAATCGATGTGGTTTGGTTCAGTTCTCGATTCCAGTTTTAAGATCCATTggacaaaccgaaccaaaccaatatatatatatatatatatatatatatatatatatatatatatagggggctgctaatttagactcagttgggtctaaattagcaaagtgcacattttcagttggaccaaaatacccattctttttaattaattaaccaaattaccatcaatggacgcggatccagtgccgcgcgcgtaccgcaggaccatggttacaggccgttgatttccatcagacagccaagatctgatctcatcaagactgtctgatcaatcagacagcccagatcatccgaatccatcagattccagcgcgtgcaccacactggattacaccctggagagagaagaatctactttttaaaagcaggacacgtgtcgctgtctgattggctgggcgtgatttttctccatttaatactttgaactcaattatttcgttgtaaattaattttttattttttttttgataccaaaattcataatttttttttctctacaaatagagacttggttcgtttgatttggacacagaaaaaaaaacccaatttttcactaccttaatctcatttttcactaccttacatcaactcactgaaaccattctaccaggaaaatggtttcagagtacaaatctctgaaaccattctaccagctaaatggtttcagaagcaaataactaagaatcaacttactgaaaccattctaccagcaaaatggtttcagaagcaaacacaattaataaattactcactgaaaccattctaccagtaaaatagtttcagagtacaactatgtgcaaccattctacaagctaaatggtttcagaagcaaataactaataatcaacttactgaaaccattctaccagcaaaatggtttcagattacaactctctgaaaccattgtaccagataaatggtttcagaagcaaacacaattaataaattactcattgaaaccattctaccagtaaaatggtttcagaatacaactatgtgcaacaattctaccagtaaaatggtttcagaagcaaacattagtttttaattaccgttttatcttatttaattaactaaaaatagtttcaggtctccaaaaatttcataaaatataccaaaagttccagaatattatctactattttcctggtataatggtttcagtgagttggttgagtggtgcgtgttaaattacaacacacaagtaacgtatttagtagacaaaaaatgagattaaggtagtgaaaaattgcatttttttttcggtgtccaaatcaaacgaaccaagtctctatttgtagaaaaaaaaattatgaattttggtataaaaaaaaaataataaaaaattaatttacaacgaaataattgagttcaaagtattaaatgaacaaaaatcacgtccagccaaccattgtgtgacacgtgtcctacttttaaaaagcaaatttttctctctccagggtgtaatctagtgtggcgcacgcgctggaatctgatggatcaggatgatctgggctgtctgattgatcagacagtcttgatgagatcagatcttggctgtctgatggaaatcaacggtctgtaaccatggtccttcggtacgcgcgcgacactggatccgtgtctattaatgggtattttggttaattaattaaaaagaatgggtattttggtccaattgaaaaggtgcaccttgctaacttagacctaactagggtctaagttagaaaaccgcatatatatatatatatatatatatatatatatatatatatatatattattaagttAAATTTTAGTGCAACCCAACCCACACatctattaaaaaagaaatatccaattcaacttaaaaaaaatctgcTCACTCACTTCACTTCTTCTAACAAAACCCTAACGCAAAAACACAACCGCAGCCGCTGCTCTCATCTTCATAGCCACAAAAATCACATGCTCAAGCTTCTTTGTTCTCTATTATGAACTTAATTGTTTTATTATGTATTTGATGAACTTATGAGAATTATATTTTGGATTTGATTTTAATATGGTTGTTTTATGTATTTGATGAATTTATGAAAAAAGAGATGTATTTTGTATTTGTTGTATATCgggaaaaaaataatagcatGGAAATACATTGAAAATAATGCATCGGAAAAAAACCGATCAAAGTATCCGAACCAAACCGACAAGTTTGGTTCGGATTCATTTTTGAAAAACActaaaaaccgaaccaaaccgaaccaatcgAGGGTTCATTTGTTCGGACATTGGATTTACTCAAAACTGATCCAAACCGGTCCAATTACACCCCTACATAtagtgtaacatttgagtaatgttactcCAGTGCCAATAAAT from Trifolium pratense cultivar HEN17-A07 linkage group LG5, ARS_RC_1.1, whole genome shotgun sequence encodes:
- the LOC123885625 gene encoding laccase-6 yields the protein MANLVTLFMMWFIVICTIYNVKLLVHGSVRGESTRFYDFKVQTKRVTKLCNSKDIVTVNGMFPGPVIYAQEDDRIIVKVTNKTPFNVTLHWHGIRQRLSCWYDGPSFITQCPIQAGQSFTYNFTVVNQKGTFFWHAHVSWLRGTVHGAMIVYPNNKVPFPFKSPYQEQIIILGEYWLQDLQEIEHATLVSGGAPPPADAYTINSHPGPNYNCSINDVYQLNVIPERTYLLRLINAGLNTENFFAIANHKLMIVEADAEYTKPFMTDTVMIGPGQTLNVLVSADQPVGKYSMAVAPYKSGKIVKYQNVSAIAYFNYIGAKSNGSYLPAKLPKLDDKLAVKTVMDGLRSLNQVNVFKEIDKNIFITIGLNVKKCHSKSPKQNCQAMNNGILTASMNNISFVHPHISILEAYYKKINGSYTEDFPDAPSKFYDFVNGAPNNIPYDTESLNGTRTKVLEYGTKVQLILQNTGTVNIENHPIHIHGYSFYVVGYGTGNYDPLTAQFNLVDPPYMNTIGVPVGGWAAVRFVADNPGVWYMHCHIEVHQSWGLGMVFIVKNGKGDLQSLPHPPPDLPSC
- the LOC123885626 gene encoding pyridoxine/pyridoxamine 5'-phosphate oxidase 2; this translates as MGSSIIAWKQLLLNAMESNTHLKHSSYMQLATIGTNGKPSNRTVVFRGFQDNTDNILINTDTRTRKIEELKHCSSAEICWYFTDSWEQFRINGHVDIIDGTNPDPLKLQQREKSWFASSVRSRSQYLGPEPGLPRLNEQTQPEISLDPSIGPVDAFCLLILEPDQVDYLNLKSNQRLTFRSHLNAALTKSWIMERVNL